A DNA window from Daucus carota subsp. sativus chromosome 3, DH1 v3.0, whole genome shotgun sequence contains the following coding sequences:
- the LOC108211619 gene encoding uncharacterized protein LOC108211619, which produces MASLFQKLARNQSTTRLITSFKNPILSHPPVLNHLSQLNPTHLTPISPPSQPKTEDPFSHQSLHFYPSFSFGCFLNPISLSGLVQSEIQVDAVSDDSGMMWADSVKKKRKRKMNKHKLKKLRKRLRRKT; this is translated from the coding sequence ATGGCATCTCTTTTCCAAAAACTAGCAAGAAACCAATCCACCACAAGACTCATCACAAGTTTCAAGAACCCAATTTTAAGTCACCCCCCAGTCTTGAATCATCTTTCTCAACTCAACCCAACTCACCTCACCCCAATTAGTCCACCGAGTCAACCCAAAACAGAGGACCCATTTTCTCATCAATCCTTACATTTCTACCCAAGTTTCTCATTTGGGTGTTTTCTAAACCCCATTTCTTTATCTGGGTTGGTTCAATCTGAGATTCAAGTAGACGCTGTTTCGGATGATTCGGGTATGATGTGGGCTGATAGTGTGAAGAAGAAGCGTAAGAGGAAGATGAATAAGCATAAGTTAAAGAAGCTGAGGAAGCGGCTCCGGAGAAAGACTTAG
- the LOC108210925 gene encoding protein SIEVE ELEMENT OCCLUSION B: MSNIKQLVPPPAATNASALQPLNPMSSVQQPSNTMQQGNTMANLQSAANTMANMQQEQQQQQQLQQQQQQQQQQQLQQQQQQQLQQQQRTGNAGVTMYPTNTMTNMYPMNTTTNMYPGNAVANFHPGNLMTNTMQPVGNALAGRQPMNPMFNLQNLIKGDRNMFMSADDNVMMRQIYSTHTPDGRVINVKPLLHIVEDILSFTHMSSPLDATNSHEVHMDDTTHQTDVVTMVEALSHIIDRLSCEISIKCLSGSDGHGTTVSVLHMVSNYPWDAKLVLTLAAFAFSYGEFWLLAQLYSSNQLARSMALLKQVPLIMEHSGSLKHRFDAVNSLLSSVIDLTRAIIALEELPSMYIAKDVPPFSTAIEIIPTAVYWSIRSVIACATTISYLTSMGHENTISMTELSWELSTLAQRIKQMHEHLKRNLDNCYRHIDEKMRAAAYESLRHLFDVTHIDNMKVLRALIYPRDDIQPLVEGSSKRRVHLDVLRRKNVLLLISGLDISPDELSILEQIYSESRMHGTRMESLYELVWIPVVDLSHVVHYGTTPGHYGTTTGPYGTTTETLPMQKHTSTQPEDHSLQSSTSKSISLLSSRNMVDPQNSSAIFKQHWTDPMQKRFDELTSTMPWYSVYHPSIIDQAVVRFIKERWHFRKKPILVVLDPQGKELSPNAIHMMWIWGTTAFPFTSSREQALWRDETWRLELLVSGMDPIIYNDWIRDGKFIILYGGEDIEWIRRFTNTARAVAQAAGVQLEMAYVGKSTKREMVRRAMSTITVEKLSYCWQDPTMIWFFWARMESMLFSKIQVKKTDDHLDPLMQEIKKLLSYDKSGSWAMLCKGSYIVTSGHAQTVLSAFLEFDSWKENVPLRGFDVSFKEYHDKLHVANPPCCRFEFLTTAGRIPDGMTCPECLQHMEKYSTFLCCHDENSIFLPH, translated from the exons ATGAGCAACATCAAACAGTTGGTGCCACCCCCTGCGGCCACAAATGCATCTGCTTTACAGCCGTTGAATCCTATGTCCTCTGTCCAGCAGCCAAGCAATACGATGCAGCAGGGAAATACTATGGCCAATTTGCAGTCAGCCGCTAATACTATGGCCAATATGCAGCAggaacagcagcagcagcaacaactacagcagcagcagcagcagcaacaacaacaacaactgcagcagcagcagcaacaacaacTGCAGCAGCAGCAGCGCACTGGCAATGCTGGTGTTACTATGTATCCGACGAACACAATGACTAATATGTATCCAATGAACACGACGACCAATATGTATCCAGGGAATGCTGTGGCTAATTTTCATCCTGGTAATCTTATGACAAACACCATGCAGCCAGTTGGGAATGCTTTGGCAGGTAGGCAGCCTATGAATCCTATGTTCAATCTGCAAAATCTGATCAAAGGTGACCGTAACATGTTCATGTCTGCGGATGACAATGTGATGATGAGGCAAATATACAGCACTCATACCCCTGATGGCAGAGTGATTAATGTCAAGCCACTACTCCATATTGTTGAGGATATTTTGTCCTTCACTCACATGAGCAGTCCTCTTGATGCTACTAATTCACAT GAGGTCCATATGGATGACACGACGCACCAGACTGATGTGGTTACCATGGTTGAAGCTCTGTCCCACATAATTGATCGACTTTCCTGCGAG ATATCAATCAAGTGTTTGAGTGGCTCAGACGGACATGGGACAACAGTTTCCGTCCTGCACATGGTATCAAATTACCCGTGGGATGCAAAACTAGTACTAACACTAGCAGCATTTGCATTTAGCTATGGAGAATTTTGGCTGCTTGCTCAGCTTTACTCATCTAATCAACTTGCAAGATCAATGGCCCTCCTCAAGCAGGTTCCGCTTATCATGGAGCACTCAGGGTCACTTAAACATCGGTTTGATGCAGTTAACAGTCTCCTCAGTTCGGTCATTGATTTAACAAGAGCAATTATTGCTTTGGAGGAATTACCAAGCATGTATATTGCGAAGGATGTGCCTCCATTTTCCACTGCCATTGAAATTATCCCCACCGCTGTATACTGGAGCATCAGGAGTGTCATTGCTTGTGCAACCACCATTAGTTACCTGACTAGCATGGGCCATGA GAACACGATATCAATGACAGAGCTGTCGTGGGAACTGTCCACACTTGCTCAGAGGATCAAGCAGATGCATGAGCATCTTAAGAGGAATTTAGACAACTGCTACCGACACATAg ATGAGAAGATGAGAGCTGCAGCCTACGAGTCATTGAGGCATTTGTTCGATGTGACTCACATTGACAATATGAAAGTTCTCAGGGCTCTGATTTACCCAAGGGATGATATACAGCCACTGGTTGAAGGTTCTTCTAAGAGAAGG GTTCACCTAGACGTTCTTAGGAGGAAGAATGTCTTACTACTGATATCAGGCCTAGACATTTCCCCAGATGAGCTCTCCATTCTTGAACAGATATATAGTGAATCCCGTATGCATGGAACAAGAATGGAGAGCCTGTATGAGTTAGTCTGGATTCCAGTCGTGGATCTTTCTCATGTCGTCCACTATGGAACCACCCCTGGGCACTACGGAACCACAACTGGACCATATGGAACCACCACTGAGACATTGCCAATGCAAAAGCATACTAGTACTCAGCCAGAAGATCACAGCCTGCAGTCAAGTACTTCAAAGTCAATTTCTCTGCTCTCATCAAGAAATATGGTGGATCCTCAAAACTCTTCTGCGATTTTTAAGCAGCACTGGACCGATCCTATGCAGAAGCGTTTTGATGAGCTAACATCAACTATGCCATGGTACTCTGTGTACCATCCATCAATTATTGATCAGGCAGTTGTTAGGTTTATAAAGGAGAGGTGGCACTTCAGGAAGAAGCCTATATTGGTTGTTCTTGATCCCCAAGGAAAGGAATTGAGCCCTAATGCCATTCATATGATGTGGATATGGGGGACTACTGCATTTCCTTTTACTAGCTCCAGAGAACAGGCTCTTTGGAGGGATGAGACTTGGAGGCTTGAATTGCTTGTCAGTGGCATGGATCCAATCATCTACAATGACTGG ATAAGAGACGGAAAGTTCATTATTCTGTACGGAGGGGAGGACATTGAATGGATCAGAAGATTCACAAACACAGCGCGGGCTGTGGCACAAGCTGCTGGAGTTCAGCTAGAGATGGCCTACGTGGGAAAGAGCACAAAGAGGGAAATGGTCAGGAGGGCAATGTCAACAATCACAGTGGAGAAGCTTAGCTACTGCTGGCAAGACCCCACAATGATTTGGTTCTTCTGGGCAAGAATGGAGAGCATGTTGTTTTcaaagatccaagtgaagaaaaCAGATGACCATCTTGATCCATTAATGCAAGAAATCAAGAAACTGCTGAGTTACGACAAGAGTGGAAGTTGGGCTATGTTATGCAAAGGCTCATATATTGTGACTAGTGGGCATGCTCAAACTGTCTTGAGCGCATTCCTAGAATTTGATTCATGGAAAGAAAATGTTCCACTTAGAGGCTTTGATGTGTCATTCAAAGAATATCATGACAAGCTTCATGTTGCAAACCCGCCATGTTGCAGATTCGAGTTCTTGACCACTGCTGGAAGAATCCCAGATGGCATGACATGCCCTGAGTGCCTCCAACATATGGAGAAGTATAGCACTTTCCTCTGTTGCCATGATGAGAATTCCATTTTCCTACCCCACTAG
- the LOC108215209 gene encoding protein SIEVE ELEMENT OCCLUSION B, translating into MSNIKQLVPPPAATNASTLQQLSNAMSSAQQPSNTMQPSSSVGNMQGSANALNKMQQGNTMANLQASANALNKMQQGNTMANLQAAANAMANMQQQQQQQQQQQQQLQQTGNPMSGMQTGNAMTAMQPSGSSMATMYPTNTMATNMYPTNTMTNMYPTNTMANMYPGNVVTNLLPVNPMTSTMPPVGNALALRHPMNSMFNQQNIIKGDRNMFMSSDDNVMMRQIYDTHTPDGRVLYVKPLLHIVEDILSFTHMTSPLDAANAHGAHMDDKTHQSEVISMLEALSHLIDRISCEISIKCLSGSDGHVTTVSILNMVSNYPWDAKLVLTLAAFAFSYGEFWLLAQLYSSNQLARSMAILKQVPLIMEHSGSLQHRFDAVNTLLNSIMDLTRTIIALEELPTMYIAKDVPPFSSAIETIPTAVYWSIRSVIACATTISLLTSMGHEYTISMTELSWELSTFAQRIKQIHDHLKRNLDICYLHIDEKMRAAAYESLRHLFDVTHIDNMKVLRALIYPRDDIQPLVEGSSKRRVHLDVLRRKNVLLLISGLDISADELSILEQIYSESRIHGTRMESLYELVWIPIVDLSHVTHPGTTPGIYGTTTGPYGTTTGPYGTTTDTFPLQKHTGNLPEDHSLHSSNSKTMSVFSSKNLMDPQNYSAVFKQHWTDPMQKRFDELTSTMPWYSVYHPSIIDQAVVRFVKERWHFRKKPILVVLDPQGKEVSPNALHMMWIWGSTAFPFTSSREEALWRDETWRLELLVSGMDPIIYNDWIRDGKFIILYGGEDIDWIRRFTNTARAVAQAAGVQLEMAYVGKSTKREMVRKAMSTITVEKLSYCWQDPTMIWFFWARMESMLFSKIQVKKRDDHLDPLMQEIKKLLSYDKSGSWAMLCKGSYIVTSGHAQTVLSTLLEFDTWKEYVPLRGFDVAFKEYHDKLHVANPPCCRFEFLTTAGRIPDGMTCPECLQHMEKYSSFLCCHPENAAYLPYR; encoded by the exons atgagCAACATCAAACAGTTAGTACCACCTCCTGCAGCGACAAATGCATCTACTTTGCAGCAACTGAGTAATGCAATGTCTTCTGCGCAGCAGCCAAGCAACACGATGCAGCCCTCCAGTTCTGTGGGCAATATGCAGGGCAGCGCGAATGCTCTCAACAAAATGCAGCAGGGGAATACAATGGCCAATTTGCAGGCCAGCGCGAATGCTCTTAACAAAATGCAGCAGGGGAATACTATGGCCAATTTGCAAGCAGCCGCCAATGCTATGGCCAACATgcagcagcaacagcagcagcagcagcagcaacaacaacaacttcagCAGACTGGCAATCCAATGTCCGGTATGCAGACTGGAAATGCAATGACTGCTATGCAGCCATCTGGGAGTTCAATGGCCACTATGTATCCAACAAATACAATGGCGACCAATATGTATCCGACAAATACAATGACCAATATGTATCCAACGAATACAATGGCCAATATGTATCCAGGAAATGTGGTGACTAACTTGCTTCCGGTGAATCCAATGACAAGCACCATGCCACCAGTGGGGAATGCTTTGGCTCTTAGGCATCCTATGAATTCCATGTTCAATCAGCAAAATATAATCAAGGGTGACCGCAACATGTTCATGTCTTCGGATGACAATGTGATGATGAGGCAAATATATGATACTCATACTCCTGATGGCAGAGTACTTTATGTCAAGCCACTACTCCATATTGTGGAGGATATCTTGTCCTTCACTCATATGACTAGTCCTCTGGATGCTGCCAATGCACAT GGTGCCCATATGGATGACAAAACCCACCAATCTGAAGTGATTTCTATGCTTGAAGCACTGTCTCACTTAATTGACCGGATTTCTTGTGAG ATATCAATCAAGTGTTTGAGTGGTTCAGACGGACATGTGACAACAGTGTCCATACTAAACATGGTATCAAATTATCCATGGGATGCAAAACTAGTACTAACTCTAGCAGCATTTGCTTTCAGCTATGGAGAATTCTGGCTGCTTGCTCAACTTTACTCATCAAATCAACTTGCAAGGTCCATGGCCATACTTAAGCAAGTTCCACTCATCATGGAGCACTCTGGCTCTCTTCAGCATCGGTTTGATGCAGTTAACACACTCCTCAATTCGATCATGGATTTGACGAGGACCATCATTGCATTGGAAGAGTTACCTACTATGTACATTGCGAAGGATGTGCCTCCATTTTCAAGTGCCATTGAAACTATCCCAACTGCTGTATACTGGAGTATCAGAAGTGTCATTGCCTGTGCAACTACCATTAGTTTACTGACTAGCATGGGCCACGA GTACACGATATCAATGACAGAGCTGTCATGGGAACTGTCCACATTTGCTCAGAGGATCAAGCAGATACATGATCATCTCAAGAGGAATTTAGATATCTGCTACCTACACATAG ATGAGAAGATGCGAGCTGCTGCTTATGAGTCACTAAGGCATTTATTTGACGTGACACACATCGACAATATGAAAGTTCTTAGGGCTCTGATTTACCCCAGGGATGATATACAGCCACTAGTTGAAGGTTCTTCTAAAAGAAGG GTTCACCTGGATGTGCTAAGAAGAAAGAATGTCTTGCTACTGATATCAGGCCTTGACATCTCTGCGGACGAGCTCTCCATTCTTGAACAGATTTATAGCGAGTCCCGTATCCATGGAACAAGAATGGAAAGCCTATATGAGTTGGTCTGGATTCCAATTGTGGACCTTTCTCATGTTACCCATCCGGGAACCACCCCTGGGATCTATGGAACCACCACTGGACCGTATGGAACAACCACCGGACCATATGGAACAACTACTGACACATTTCCACTGCAGAAACATACTGGTAACCTGCCAGAAGATCACAGTCTTCACTCCAGTAATTCGAAGACGATGTCTGtgttttcatcaaaaaatttgaTGGATCCTCAAAACTATTCCGCTGTCTTTAAGCAGCACTGGACTGATCCTATGCAGAAGCGCTTTGATGAGCTTACATCGACAATGCCATGGTACTCTGTGTACCATCCATCCATCATTGATCAGGCAGTTGTCAGGTTTGTGAAGGAGAGATGGCACTTCAGGAAGAAGCCTATACTAGTTGTTCTTGATCCCCAAGGAAAGGAGGTGAGCCCTAATGCACTTCACATGATGTGGATTTGGGGGAGTACCGCCTTTCCTTTCACTAGTTCCAGAGAAGAGGCTCTTTGGAGAGATGAGACTTGGAGGCTTGAATTGCTTGTCAGTGGCATGGATCCAATTATCTACAATGATTGG ATAAGAGATGGCAAGTTCATAATTCTGTATGGAGGGGAGGACATTGACTGGATCAGGCGATTCACAAACACTGCGCGGGCTGTGGCACAAGCGGCTGGAGTTCAGCTCGAGATGGCCTACGTGGGAAAGAGCACAAAGAGGGAAATGGTCAGGAAGGCAATGTCAACAATCACAGTGGAGAAGCTTAGCTACTGCTGGCAAGACCCCACAATGATATGGTTCTTCTGGGCAAGAATGGAGAGCATGTTGTTTTCAAAGATTCAAGTGAAGAAAAGAGATGACCATCTTGATCCACTAATGCAAGAAATCAAGAAACTGCTGAGTTATGACAAGAGTGGAAGTTGGGCAATGTTATGCAAAGGCTCATACATAGTCACTAGTGGGCATGCTCAAACTGTCTTGAGCACTCTTCTAGAATTCGATACATGGAAAGAATACGTTCCACTCAGGGGATTTGATGTTGCATTCAAAGAATATCATGACAAGCTTCATGTTGCCAACCCGCCGTGCTGTAGATTTGAGTTCTTGACCACTGCTGGAAGAATTCCAGATGGCATGACATGCCCTGAGTGTCTCCAGCATATGGAGAAGTACAGCAGCTTCCTTTGTTGCCATCCTGAGAACGCGGCGTACCTGCCCTATAGATAA